A window of Actinomadura rubteroloni contains these coding sequences:
- a CDS encoding M20/M25/M40 family metallo-hydrolase, translating into MVSKTALAVLAAGALAATPLTAARADAPPSKLARLVTLQDVRRHQLDLQKIADANGGNRAAGLAGNTITIKYIADQLKRAGYTPTVQNFTFDFWQERDKPVLAETAPEQKTFTPDTDFATLQYSGTGDVTAPATPVDPAAGGAGSGCEADDFTGFPKGHIALVQRGGCFFADKAGNAVAAGASAVVIYQRPDVDGPVEGTLTRPFDVPVVGPTNAIGTDLVKKAQNGGVTLHVKTDTLNQKRTTANVIADTERGRADNIVVVGAHNDSVTDGPGINDDGSGTATLLATARQIAKLGGKLRNKVRFAFWGAEEEGLLGSQHYVDSLAPADLDKIALDLNFDMLASPNFVRFVFDGDNSAGQNNVEAPAGSGAIEKTFTDYFGARKLATEPTAFDGRSDYNAFISAGIPAGGLFTGAEGVKTTAQATTYGGTAGQPYDPCYHQSCDRYDNVSLTGFRQMLGATTSAIEAFAYSTLTVNGSARTRRQAAATAAHSGPYAAR; encoded by the coding sequence ATGGTAAGTAAGACCGCCTTGGCGGTTCTGGCGGCCGGAGCCCTGGCCGCGACGCCGCTCACCGCCGCGCGGGCCGACGCGCCCCCGTCGAAGCTGGCCCGGCTGGTGACGCTCCAGGACGTCCGCCGCCACCAGCTCGACCTCCAGAAGATCGCGGACGCCAACGGCGGCAACCGCGCCGCCGGGCTCGCCGGGAACACGATCACGATCAAGTACATCGCCGACCAGTTGAAGCGCGCCGGGTACACCCCGACCGTCCAGAACTTCACGTTCGACTTCTGGCAGGAGCGGGACAAGCCCGTCCTCGCCGAGACCGCGCCCGAGCAGAAGACCTTCACTCCCGACACCGACTTCGCGACCCTCCAGTACTCCGGCACCGGCGACGTCACCGCGCCTGCGACTCCGGTCGACCCGGCGGCGGGCGGCGCGGGCAGCGGCTGCGAGGCCGACGACTTCACCGGCTTCCCGAAGGGCCACATCGCGCTGGTCCAGCGCGGCGGCTGCTTCTTCGCCGACAAGGCGGGCAACGCGGTCGCCGCCGGGGCGAGCGCCGTGGTGATCTACCAGCGTCCGGACGTGGACGGCCCGGTCGAGGGCACGCTCACCCGCCCGTTCGACGTGCCGGTCGTCGGCCCGACCAACGCGATCGGCACCGACCTGGTGAAGAAGGCCCAGAACGGTGGCGTGACCCTCCACGTCAAGACCGACACCCTGAACCAGAAGCGCACCACGGCGAACGTCATCGCCGACACCGAACGCGGACGGGCCGACAACATCGTGGTGGTCGGCGCGCACAACGACAGCGTGACCGACGGTCCCGGCATCAACGACGACGGCTCGGGCACCGCGACGCTGCTCGCGACCGCGCGGCAGATCGCCAAACTCGGCGGCAAACTGCGCAACAAGGTCCGGTTCGCGTTCTGGGGCGCGGAGGAGGAAGGACTGCTCGGCTCCCAGCACTACGTCGACAGCCTCGCCCCCGCCGACCTGGACAAGATCGCCCTCGACCTCAACTTCGACATGCTCGCCTCGCCCAACTTCGTCCGGTTCGTCTTCGACGGCGACAACAGCGCGGGCCAGAACAACGTCGAGGCGCCCGCCGGATCCGGGGCGATCGAGAAGACGTTCACCGACTACTTCGGCGCCCGCAAGCTGGCCACCGAGCCCACGGCGTTCGACGGACGGTCGGACTACAACGCGTTCATCAGCGCGGGCATCCCGGCCGGTGGCCTGTTCACCGGCGCGGAGGGCGTCAAAACGACCGCGCAGGCAACGACGTACGGCGGTACGGCAGGTCAGCCGTACGACCCGTGCTACCACCAGTCCTGCGACCGCTACGACAACGTGAGCCTCACCGGCTTCCGGCAGATGCTCGGTGCCACGACGTCCGCCATCGAGGCGTTCGCGTACAGCACGCTGACCGTCAACGGCAGCGCGCGGACCCGGCGGCAGGCCGCGGCGACGGCCGCGCACTCCGGCCCGTACGCCGCACGGTAA
- a CDS encoding phytanoyl-CoA dioxygenase family protein, with protein sequence MPDDAEVDAFIRDGFVRIEGAFPRDVAAGCRAVVWRDLAVDPDDPGTWPGPAAALPGSAEPPFRAAANTPRLHAAFDALVGPGRWTPRDALGGIVVRFPGGGPARVDGWHVDVAFPGEDSVPGDYLTWRANIRSRDAALLMLFLFSDVGAADAPTRLRAGSHRDTARVLEPAGERGLDARALAGRAEAASRHREIVHVTGAAGDVYLCHPFLVHAGQPHHGTRPRPLGQPKLVPAGPLAPEAPVRRALTG encoded by the coding sequence ATGCCGGACGACGCCGAGGTCGACGCGTTCATCCGGGACGGTTTCGTCCGGATCGAGGGCGCGTTCCCGCGCGACGTCGCGGCCGGGTGCCGCGCGGTCGTCTGGCGCGACCTAGCCGTCGACCCGGACGATCCGGGCACCTGGCCCGGCCCGGCCGCCGCGCTCCCCGGCTCGGCCGAACCGCCGTTCCGGGCCGCCGCGAACACCCCGCGCCTGCACGCCGCGTTCGACGCGCTGGTGGGCCCGGGACGCTGGACGCCGCGCGACGCGCTCGGCGGCATCGTCGTCCGGTTCCCCGGCGGCGGCCCCGCGCGCGTGGACGGCTGGCACGTCGACGTCGCCTTCCCCGGCGAGGACTCGGTGCCCGGCGACTACCTGACGTGGCGGGCGAACATCCGGTCCCGGGACGCCGCGCTGCTCATGCTGTTCCTGTTCTCCGACGTCGGCGCCGCCGACGCGCCCACCCGCCTGCGCGCCGGCTCCCACCGGGACACGGCGCGCGTCCTGGAACCGGCGGGGGAGCGGGGCCTGGACGCCCGCGCGCTGGCCGGGCGCGCCGAGGCCGCCTCCCGGCACCGCGAGATCGTCCACGTGACGGGCGCGGCGGGCGACGTCTACCTGTGCCACCCGTTCCTCGTCCACGCCGGGCAGCCGCACCACGGGACGCGCCCGCGCCCGCTCGGCCAGCCCAAGCTCGTCCCGGCCGGGCCGCTCGCGCCCGAGGCGCCGGTCCGGCGGGCGCTCACGGGCTGA
- a CDS encoding RDD family protein, translating to MPVYGPPPHPPLPAAPVPSAPPDRAPHGRRLAARGIDALLLFGVACLLALMTWGRLHELAVDGLWGKALGAGGTLLTSGDVGQAASDFGTSVWGSFAAAVEEAFLLLAAAELLYQFAGQAWLGRTVGKAAMDLRVRTSGDARPGAGRAFRRSVVTTAGSSGLYCLAWILLLEGQFFLSVVLWLGALAAFLLTSVPALLGRRRTLADLAAGTVVVRAGTYRRAVAAARQGAGRAWDGTQAAGQVAGGAVRESAAAQAERMRRALESEQARRVQDLGRQSADRMRGAVTGERAQRVQDAGRRFGGRVRGAYRDRRAAREVPPPPPPAALPPPSPAPYLPYEMPVTPEAPPRDGRAG from the coding sequence ATGCCCGTGTACGGCCCGCCGCCCCACCCTCCGCTGCCCGCCGCTCCCGTCCCGTCCGCGCCGCCCGACCGCGCGCCGCACGGCCGTCGCCTCGCCGCCCGGGGCATCGACGCGCTCCTGCTGTTCGGCGTCGCCTGCCTGCTCGCGCTGATGACGTGGGGGCGGCTGCACGAACTCGCGGTCGACGGCCTCTGGGGGAAGGCCCTCGGCGCCGGGGGCACGCTCCTGACGTCCGGGGACGTCGGGCAGGCCGCGTCGGACTTCGGCACCTCGGTGTGGGGGTCGTTCGCCGCCGCCGTCGAGGAGGCGTTCCTGCTGCTCGCGGCGGCCGAGCTGCTGTACCAGTTCGCCGGGCAGGCGTGGCTCGGGCGGACGGTCGGGAAGGCGGCGATGGACCTGCGCGTCCGGACGTCCGGCGACGCCCGGCCCGGCGCGGGACGCGCGTTCCGGCGGTCCGTCGTCACCACGGCGGGCAGCTCGGGCCTGTACTGCCTGGCCTGGATCCTCTTGCTCGAAGGCCAGTTCTTCCTGTCGGTCGTGCTGTGGCTGGGCGCGCTGGCCGCGTTCCTCCTGACGAGCGTCCCGGCGCTGCTCGGACGGCGCCGCACGCTCGCCGACCTCGCCGCCGGGACCGTCGTCGTCCGCGCCGGGACCTACCGCCGCGCCGTCGCCGCCGCGCGTCAGGGCGCCGGACGGGCCTGGGACGGCACGCAGGCGGCCGGGCAGGTCGCGGGCGGGGCCGTCCGGGAGAGCGCCGCCGCGCAGGCCGAGCGGATGCGGCGCGCGCTGGAGTCCGAGCAGGCCCGCCGGGTGCAGGACCTCGGCCGCCAGTCCGCCGACCGGATGCGCGGCGCGGTCACCGGCGAACGCGCGCAGCGCGTCCAGGACGCGGGCCGGCGCTTCGGCGGACGCGTCCGCGGCGCCTACCGCGACCGGCGCGCCGCCCGGGAGGTCCCGCCGCCGCCTCCCCCGGCGGCGCTGCCGCCGCCGTCGCCCGCGCCGTACCTGCCGTACGAGATGCCGGTCACCCCCGAGGCGCCGCCACGCGACGGCCGGGCGGGCTGA
- a CDS encoding toxic anion resistance protein, with amino-acid sequence MTQNGDLFLTPPEPVEPVPAERAETLIPLDDATRDALAERARTYVDELARLDPRTPEFLAKISEVAGLGDGEMRASAKAANRMLNRSVAALAGAKGDSADAQKRVAGGLLELRRTVEDLDPKDAGKLTGRRLLSRLPFGRSLRDFVNRYQSANVNINKIVAVLRSGQDELRRDNAAIQNERASLWATMGKLQEYAVLARALDEAVEQRVADAADGERANALRVDVLFPVRQKYQDILTQLAVCAQGYLALDTVRRNNDELIRGVDRAASTTVSALRIAVTIAAALSNQKLVIEQVTALRGTTEDIIRRNADMLDGQSGEIQRIAAEPAVGLETLRSSFEQIYRTIDAIDTYKAQAITNMQSTVEALDGELNRASAYLARAHERDELA; translated from the coding sequence ATGACGCAGAACGGGGACCTCTTCCTCACGCCGCCCGAGCCCGTGGAGCCCGTCCCGGCCGAGCGCGCCGAGACGCTGATCCCGCTGGACGACGCGACGCGCGACGCGCTCGCCGAGCGCGCCCGGACCTACGTGGACGAGCTGGCGCGCCTCGACCCCCGCACCCCCGAGTTCCTGGCGAAGATCTCCGAGGTCGCCGGGCTCGGCGACGGGGAGATGCGCGCGTCGGCCAAGGCCGCGAACCGGATGCTGAACCGCTCGGTGGCGGCGCTCGCGGGCGCCAAGGGCGACTCCGCCGACGCCCAGAAGCGCGTCGCGGGCGGCCTGCTGGAGCTGCGCCGCACCGTCGAGGACCTGGACCCGAAGGACGCGGGCAAGCTCACCGGACGGCGGCTGCTGTCCAGGCTGCCGTTCGGCAGGTCCCTGCGCGACTTCGTGAACCGGTACCAGTCCGCGAACGTGAACATCAACAAGATCGTCGCGGTGCTGCGGTCCGGCCAGGACGAGCTGCGCCGCGACAACGCCGCCATCCAGAACGAGCGCGCGAGCCTGTGGGCGACGATGGGCAAGCTCCAGGAATACGCGGTGCTCGCCCGCGCGCTGGACGAGGCCGTCGAGCAGCGGGTCGCGGACGCCGCCGACGGGGAGCGGGCGAACGCGCTGCGCGTCGACGTCCTGTTCCCCGTCCGCCAGAAATATCAGGACATCCTCACCCAGCTCGCGGTCTGCGCGCAGGGCTACCTCGCGCTGGACACCGTCCGCCGCAACAACGACGAGCTGATCCGGGGCGTGGACCGGGCGGCGTCCACGACCGTGTCGGCGCTGCGGATCGCCGTCACGATCGCGGCGGCGCTGTCCAACCAGAAGCTCGTCATCGAGCAGGTCACCGCGCTGCGCGGCACGACCGAGGACATCATCCGCCGCAACGCCGACATGCTCGACGGCCAGAGCGGCGAGATCCAGCGGATCGCGGCCGAGCCCGCCGTCGGGCTGGAGACGCTCCGGTCGTCGTTCGAGCAGATCTACCGGACGATCGACGCCATCGACACCTACAAGGCACAGGCCATCACGAACATGCAGAGCACGGTCGAAGCGCTCGACGGCGAGCTGAACCGCGCGAGCGCCTACCTGGCGCGCGCCCACGAACGGGACGAGCTCGCGTGA
- a CDS encoding patatin-like phospholipase family protein, whose protein sequence is MTRALVLGGGGSVAGPWAAGLIDGLRRFGIDLGAADLIVGTAAGAYIGACLAHDADVSGIIMDLIKEHHVDATPDIDDALLNRTIDILSDPACPTRARAAMLGVLAREIQRPPMSPWLDRVIERLPADDWPERALLIASVSAETGERAVWRRGGAATLRQAVQASCSWPVMYYPTRIDGHLYIDGGVHSSTSADLARGHDRVIVLAPLRHLLPHGELDAELAELGSARVTVLCPDREAAELFTLGLFEPNLRYSAYDAGLRQAVEFRDEVAPSWTV, encoded by the coding sequence GTGACGCGAGCGCTGGTGCTGGGCGGCGGCGGAAGCGTCGCCGGGCCGTGGGCGGCGGGGCTGATCGACGGCCTCCGCCGCTTCGGGATCGACCTCGGCGCCGCCGACCTGATCGTCGGGACGGCGGCGGGCGCGTACATCGGCGCCTGCCTGGCCCATGACGCGGACGTCTCCGGCATCATCATGGACCTCATCAAGGAGCACCACGTCGACGCCACCCCCGACATCGACGACGCGCTGCTCAACCGGACCATCGACATCCTGTCCGACCCGGCCTGCCCGACGCGGGCGCGCGCGGCGATGCTCGGTGTTCTGGCGCGCGAGATCCAGCGCCCGCCGATGTCGCCGTGGCTCGACCGCGTGATCGAGCGGCTCCCGGCCGACGACTGGCCCGAGCGCGCCCTGCTGATCGCGTCGGTGTCGGCCGAGACCGGGGAACGCGCCGTCTGGCGCAGGGGCGGCGCCGCGACGCTCCGGCAGGCCGTCCAAGCGAGCTGCTCGTGGCCGGTGATGTACTACCCCACCCGCATCGACGGGCATCTGTACATCGACGGCGGCGTCCACTCCTCGACCAGCGCCGACCTCGCCCGGGGCCACGACCGCGTGATCGTCCTCGCCCCGCTGCGCCACCTGCTGCCGCACGGCGAACTCGACGCGGAACTGGCGGAACTCGGCAGCGCCCGCGTCACCGTGCTGTGCCCGGACCGGGAGGCCGCCGAGCTGTTCACGCTCGGCCTGTTCGAGCCCAACCTGCGGTACTCGGCCTACGACGCGGGCCTCCGCCAGGCCGTCGAGTTCCGGGACGAGGTCGCCCCGTCCTGGACGGTCTGA
- a CDS encoding VWA domain-containing protein: protein MTRRGTAVLAAAVLALAAGCDATDAGTDGSGGTLRILASSELSDLRPVLAAARKDIGVTVNLDYTGTIDGVQQVVDGTARRTHDAIWFSSNRYLALQPGARSALGPSVKTMASPVVLGLRASVARGLGWDRTRPTWAAIAAAAEAKKFTYGMTNPVSSNSGFSALVGVTAALADTGTALDTAAIDRVAPKLRGFFAAQRLTSGSSGWLSDTYAADPGRVDGLVNYESVLLTLNASKKLPEPLTLVYPGDGVVTADYPLTLLSSAPRNSSDAFRRLTAYLLRPAVQRRIMDATHRRPVVPGVQPSAGFGPEPPELPFPARQQAADALIDAYFNRLRRPSRTVYVLDVSGSMEGSRLASLKSALTALTGADTSLSGRFQRFHDREEVTLLPFSDRPGPPATYVVPERNPAAELARIRGFAEGLRARGGTAIYDSLERAFAVVGEQAAREPDRLTSIVLMSDGESNAGADARGFRSWYATQPAALRRVPVFPILFGESATGEMNDVATLTRGRTFDARTQSLSSVFREVRGYQ, encoded by the coding sequence GTGACGCGGCGCGGCACGGCGGTCCTGGCGGCGGCGGTCCTCGCCCTGGCCGCCGGGTGCGACGCCACGGACGCCGGGACGGACGGGTCCGGCGGCACGCTGCGGATCCTCGCGAGCAGCGAACTGTCGGACCTGCGGCCCGTCCTCGCGGCGGCGCGCAAGGACATCGGCGTCACGGTCAACTTGGACTACACCGGGACCATCGACGGCGTCCAGCAGGTCGTGGACGGCACCGCCAGGCGGACGCACGACGCGATCTGGTTCTCGTCCAACCGCTACCTGGCGCTCCAGCCGGGCGCGCGGTCCGCGCTCGGCCCGTCGGTCAAGACGATGGCGTCGCCCGTGGTGCTGGGGCTGCGCGCGTCCGTCGCGCGCGGCCTCGGGTGGGACAGGACGCGGCCGACCTGGGCCGCCATCGCCGCCGCCGCCGAGGCGAAGAAGTTCACCTACGGGATGACGAACCCGGTGTCGTCCAACTCGGGCTTCTCGGCGCTCGTCGGCGTCACGGCCGCGCTCGCCGACACGGGAACGGCCCTGGACACGGCCGCCATCGACCGCGTCGCGCCGAAGCTGCGCGGGTTCTTCGCGGCGCAGCGGCTGACGTCCGGTTCGTCCGGCTGGCTGTCGGACACCTACGCCGCCGACCCGGGCCGCGTGGACGGGCTGGTCAACTACGAGTCGGTGCTGCTGACGCTGAACGCGTCGAAGAAGCTGCCCGAGCCATTGACGCTCGTCTATCCGGGCGACGGCGTCGTCACGGCCGACTATCCGCTGACGCTGCTGTCGTCCGCGCCGCGGAACTCCTCGGACGCGTTCCGCAGGCTCACGGCGTATCTGCTGCGGCCCGCCGTCCAGCGCCGCATCATGGACGCGACGCACCGCCGTCCGGTGGTGCCGGGCGTGCAGCCGTCCGCCGGGTTCGGCCCCGAGCCGCCGGAGCTGCCGTTCCCGGCGCGGCAGCAGGCCGCCGACGCCCTCATCGACGCCTACTTCAACCGGCTGCGGCGCCCGTCCCGCACGGTCTACGTCCTGGACGTGTCGGGTTCGATGGAAGGCTCGCGGCTCGCGTCGCTGAAGTCCGCCCTGACGGCCCTGACCGGCGCGGACACCTCGCTGTCCGGCCGGTTCCAGCGCTTCCACGACCGCGAGGAGGTCACGCTCCTGCCGTTCAGCGACAGGCCGGGACCGCCCGCGACCTACGTCGTGCCCGAGCGGAACCCGGCGGCGGAGCTGGCGCGGATCCGCGGCTTCGCGGAGGGCCTCCGAGCGCGGGGCGGGACGGCGATCTACGACAGCCTGGAGCGGGCGTTCGCCGTGGTCGGCGAGCAGGCGGCGCGCGAGCCCGACCGGCTCACCTCGATCGTGCTCATGTCGGACGGCGAGAGCAACGCGGGCGCGGACGCGCGCGGCTTCCGCTCCTGGTACGCGACGCAGCCCGCCGCGCTGCGCCGCGTCCCGGTGTTCCCGATCCTGTTCGGCGAGTCGGCGACCGGCGAGATGAACGACGTCGCGACGCTGACGCGGGGCCGCACGTTCGACGCGCGGACGCAGTCGCTGTCGAGCGTGTTCCGGGAGGTCCGTGGCTATCAGTGA
- a CDS encoding MFS transporter: MFTRSAAAASCVGFVAIGALQALYGPAIPAFRAEFGLGPSAAGLALSAHFTGALLGVGAFHRARARTGDRLALGVGYALLAVGSLLIAFAPSWPAALAGAAVAGLGFGAVDYGLNLLFAVGFGTRGTAMLNLLNAHFGVGAILGPALLGRLGPDRYPWAFAGCAVVCLALLPGLAGVRSRPAEQTRPAPDRQPRVLPLVLAFVVIYVLHVAIETGVGGWEPTHLAAVGYGAPAAAIATSGFWLAMTAGRFGAIPLSLRFTDAAIVTWCCAGMTGFLLLAAVPGAAPYAYAGVGLAIGPIFPTALPWLRRTAPGGAAGAFVVAASMVGGVAFPPLLGAVIEVSGVRAVPLLLAALAAVCTTLAVSLAIRRMGSATQVLPRRENPARRPAPRP; the protein is encoded by the coding sequence ATGTTCACGCGTTCCGCCGCGGCGGCCTCCTGTGTCGGGTTCGTCGCCATCGGCGCGCTCCAGGCGCTGTACGGCCCGGCGATCCCCGCGTTCCGCGCGGAGTTCGGGCTCGGCCCGTCCGCCGCCGGGCTCGCGCTGAGCGCGCATTTCACCGGCGCGCTGCTCGGCGTCGGCGCGTTCCACCGGGCACGCGCCCGGACCGGCGACCGTCTTGCGCTCGGCGTCGGTTACGCCCTGCTGGCCGTCGGGTCGCTGCTCATCGCGTTCGCGCCGTCCTGGCCCGCCGCGCTGGCGGGCGCGGCGGTCGCCGGGCTCGGCTTCGGCGCCGTCGACTACGGGCTGAACCTGCTGTTCGCCGTGGGGTTCGGGACGCGCGGCACCGCGATGCTCAACCTGCTCAACGCCCATTTCGGCGTCGGCGCGATCCTCGGCCCGGCGCTGCTCGGACGGCTCGGCCCGGACCGGTACCCGTGGGCGTTCGCGGGATGCGCGGTGGTCTGCCTGGCGCTGCTGCCGGGCCTCGCGGGCGTCCGGAGCCGTCCGGCCGAGCAGACGCGTCCCGCGCCGGACCGGCAGCCGCGCGTGCTGCCGCTCGTCCTCGCGTTCGTGGTCATCTACGTGCTGCACGTCGCGATCGAGACGGGCGTCGGCGGCTGGGAGCCCACGCACCTGGCGGCCGTCGGCTACGGGGCGCCGGCGGCGGCGATCGCGACGTCGGGGTTCTGGCTGGCGATGACGGCGGGACGCTTCGGGGCGATCCCGCTCAGCCTCCGGTTCACCGACGCGGCCATCGTCACCTGGTGCTGCGCCGGGATGACCGGGTTCCTGCTGCTCGCGGCCGTCCCCGGCGCCGCGCCCTACGCGTACGCGGGCGTCGGCCTGGCGATCGGGCCGATCTTCCCGACCGCCCTGCCGTGGCTGCGCCGGACGGCCCCGGGCGGCGCGGCGGGCGCGTTCGTCGTCGCCGCGTCGATGGTCGGCGGCGTCGCGTTCCCGCCGCTGCTCGGGGCGGTGATCGAGGTGTCCGGCGTGCGGGCGGTGCCGCTGCTGCTCGCCGCCCTCGCCGCCGTCTGCACGACGCTCGCCGTGAGCCTGGCGATCAGGAGAATGGGCTCCGCGACGCAGGTGCTCCCCCGGCGCGAAAACCCCGCAAGGCGGCCGGCCCCGCGACCGTGA
- a CDS encoding Na+/H+ antiporter, translating into MLGLELVVVLGAAVLAGNVAGRRLRIAPPVLLLAGGVLLGFVPALRRVHLPPEAVLLLFLPALLFWESLTTSLREIRSNLRSIVLLGTLLVFATAAIVASTAHALGLPWGPAWVLGAALAPTDATAVGVLARSLPRRDVTVLRTESLINDGTALVIYGLAVGVTAGNEHFDAPRVGALLLLAYGGGTAAGLATAWLGVRVRRRLDEPLLANVTMLLTPFAAFLLAESIHASGVLSVVVCGLTVSQSGPRAGRAATRRQAEDFWSLAAFLVNGALFVLVGLEAQTAVRGLTSADVTDALLLVAAVSGVLIGARFTWLFTAPYLVRLIDRRPQQRLRRSGYRVRVVSGFSGFRGAVSLAAALAVPHTVASGRPFPDRDILVFVTFGVIVVALSQALVLPAVVRWARLPHDTGARDEHRLAQVTAIEEALDALPDVAADLGTDPELADRLRREYEHRLELLRSGDPDDPALHREEQATALRLALIARKRATVLKLRDERRIDDLVLREVQAALDIEEIRLERRR; encoded by the coding sequence GTGCTCGGCCTCGAACTCGTCGTCGTCCTCGGCGCGGCGGTGCTGGCCGGCAACGTCGCCGGACGGCGGCTCCGCATCGCGCCGCCGGTCCTGCTGCTCGCGGGCGGCGTGCTGCTCGGCTTCGTGCCGGCGCTGCGCCGGGTGCACCTGCCGCCCGAGGCGGTGCTGCTGCTGTTCCTGCCCGCGCTGCTGTTCTGGGAGAGCCTCACGACGTCGCTGCGCGAGATCCGCAGCAACCTGCGCAGCATCGTCCTGCTCGGCACGCTCCTCGTCTTCGCGACCGCCGCGATCGTCGCGTCCACCGCGCACGCGCTCGGCCTCCCGTGGGGCCCGGCGTGGGTGCTCGGCGCGGCCCTCGCCCCGACCGACGCGACGGCGGTCGGCGTCCTCGCGCGCTCGCTGCCGCGCCGCGACGTGACCGTCCTGCGCACCGAGAGCCTGATCAACGACGGGACGGCCCTGGTCATCTACGGGCTCGCCGTCGGCGTCACGGCCGGGAACGAGCACTTCGACGCGCCGCGCGTCGGCGCGCTCCTGCTGCTCGCCTACGGCGGCGGGACGGCGGCCGGGCTCGCGACGGCGTGGCTCGGCGTGCGGGTGCGGCGCCGCCTGGACGAGCCGCTGCTCGCGAACGTGACCATGCTCCTCACCCCGTTCGCCGCGTTCCTGCTGGCCGAGAGCATCCACGCGTCCGGCGTCCTGTCGGTCGTGGTGTGCGGGCTGACGGTCAGCCAGTCCGGGCCGCGCGCCGGACGGGCCGCGACCCGCCGCCAGGCCGAGGACTTCTGGTCGCTGGCCGCGTTCCTCGTCAACGGCGCCCTGTTCGTCCTCGTCGGGCTGGAGGCGCAGACCGCCGTGCGCGGCCTGACCAGCGCGGACGTCACCGACGCGCTGCTGCTCGTCGCGGCCGTCTCGGGGGTGCTCATCGGCGCCCGCTTCACGTGGCTGTTCACCGCGCCCTACCTCGTCCGGCTCATCGACCGGCGTCCGCAGCAGCGGCTGCGGCGCTCCGGATACCGCGTCCGGGTCGTCAGCGGGTTCTCGGGGTTCCGGGGCGCGGTCTCGCTGGCCGCCGCGCTCGCCGTCCCGCACACCGTCGCGTCGGGGCGGCCCTTCCCCGACCGCGACATTTTGGTCTTCGTCACCTTCGGCGTCATCGTCGTGGCGCTGTCGCAGGCGCTCGTGCTCCCGGCCGTCGTCCGCTGGGCCCGGCTCCCGCACGACACGGGCGCGCGCGACGAGCACCGGCTGGCGCAGGTCACGGCGATCGAGGAGGCGCTGGACGCGCTGCCCGACGTCGCGGCCGACCTCGGCACCGACCCCGAACTCGCCGACCGGCTGCGCCGCGAGTACGAGCACCGGCTGGAACTCCTGCGCTCCGGGGACCCCGACGATCCCGCGCTGCACCGCGAGGAGCAGGCCACCGCGCTGCGCCTGGCGCTCATCGCCCGCAAGCGCGCGACCGTCCTGAAGCTCCGCGACGAGCGCCGCATCGACGACCTGGTGCTGCGCGAGGTGCAGGCCGCCCTCGACATCGAGGAGATCCGGCTGGAACGGCGCCGCTGA
- a CDS encoding DeoR/GlpR family DNA-binding transcription regulator, with translation MNVRERHRLVVAILAERNRATVAELAKAAGTSEMTVRRDLEHLEAQGALRRVHGGAVSALLSGVEQPFALRALVGADAKARLAAAVTDLLKDGETVALDTGTTAVAVATAMAARRLTVTPLSLHAVHPLEGADGVRLLLPGGQVRPGELSFHGDLAVRTFADLRYDTFVLSCCGIDASVGATAHDLDDVHVKRAAIRAAQRTVLVATAEKLGRVAFGRVCGPQDLSVVITDARSDNQIVQDLRAAGVTVTTV, from the coding sequence ATGAACGTCCGGGAGAGGCACCGGCTCGTCGTGGCGATCCTGGCCGAGCGCAACCGGGCCACGGTCGCCGAGCTGGCGAAGGCCGCCGGGACGTCGGAGATGACCGTCCGGCGCGACCTGGAGCACCTGGAGGCGCAGGGCGCGCTCCGGCGCGTCCACGGGGGAGCGGTGAGCGCGCTGCTGAGCGGCGTCGAGCAGCCGTTCGCGCTGCGCGCGCTGGTCGGCGCGGACGCCAAGGCCCGGCTCGCCGCGGCGGTGACGGACCTGCTCAAGGACGGCGAGACGGTCGCGCTGGACACCGGCACGACCGCCGTCGCGGTGGCGACCGCCATGGCGGCGCGGCGGCTCACCGTCACGCCGCTGTCCCTGCACGCGGTGCACCCGCTGGAGGGCGCGGACGGCGTCCGGCTGCTGCTGCCCGGCGGCCAGGTGCGCCCCGGCGAGCTGTCGTTCCACGGCGACCTCGCGGTCCGGACGTTCGCGGACCTGCGCTACGACACCTTCGTGCTGAGCTGCTGCGGGATCGACGCGTCCGTCGGCGCGACCGCGCACGACCTGGACGACGTCCACGTCAAGCGGGCGGCGATCCGCGCGGCGCAGCGGACGGTGCTGGTGGCGACGGCGGAGAAGCTCGGCCGGGTCGCGTTCGGCCGCGTCTGCGGGCCGCAGGACCTCAGCGTGGTCATCACGGATGCGCGATCGGACAACCAGATTGTTCAGGATCTCCGCGCGGCGGGCGTCACGGTGACGACGGTCTGA